Proteins encoded by one window of Salvia splendens isolate huo1 chromosome 5, SspV2, whole genome shotgun sequence:
- the LOC121804490 gene encoding uncharacterized protein LOC121804490 isoform X1 — translation MKNVQDQQKLQDIKPNIISHDSRTEPPANATEAAIPDSGSVSASSNDNRKVSRGDIELVQNLIERCLQLYMNKDEVVKTLVNRAKIDPAFTTLVWQKLEEENADFFRAYYIRLKLKKQIILFNNLLEHQYHLMKYPVPSKVPLAPMQNGIHPMPANNLPMGYPVIQHPPVPANGQPHIDPMGYSTSSCHIVNGVPAPGNFHPMRMNSGNDMVIGTNTADVSPMMPPNNAMSSISDIPISPTSVASSGHFPFSASDMGVDASALDTAFTSDVASSVGLQLPPDNGVGNSRDSLRSLAQIPWNFSLSDLTADLSNLGDLGALGNYPGSPFLPSDSDILLDSPEQEDIAEEFFVDSDSVPGQCLPADEEKS, via the exons ATGAAGAACGTGCAG GATCAACAGAAATTACAGGACATAAAGCCTAATATTATTTCACATGATTCCCGAACTGAGCCACCAGCTAATGCCACCGAGGCAGCTATACCAGACTCAGGTTCCGTCTCGGCATCAAGCAATGACAACAGAAAAGTATCCCGTGGGGATATCGAACTT GTTCAGAATTTGATAGAGCGATGTCTACAGCTGTATATGAATAAAGATGAGGTTGTAAAGACCCTCGTCAACCGTGCTAAAATAGATCCCGCTTTCACAACATTAG TGTGGCAGAAGTTAGAGGAAGAAAATGCCGACTTCTTCCGGGCCTACTACATAAGGCTTAAGTTGAAGAAACAAATTATCTTATTTAACAACTTGCTAGAGCATCAGTATCATCTAATGAAATATCCCGTGCCTTCAAAGGTTCCGTTAGCTCCCATGCAGAACGGGATTCATCCAATGCCTG CCAACAACTTACCAATGGGATACCCCGTTATACAGCATCCCCCTGTTCCAGCTAATGGTCAACCTCATATTGATCCTATGGGCTATTCGACATCTAGCTGTCACATTGTCAATGGCGTTCCTGCCCCAGGAAATTTTCATCCTATGCGAATGAATTCTGGAAACGA TATGGTGATCGGCACAAATACAGCCGATGTATCCCCCATGATGCCACCAAACAATGCAATGTCGTCCATTTCGGATATACCCATAAGCCCAACCTCAGTGGCATCGAGCGGCCATTTCCCATTTAGTGCATCGGACATGGGGGTCGACGCTTCTGCACTCGACACAGCTTTTACATCTGATGTGGCAAGTTCAGTAGGACTACAGCTTCCTCCGGATAATGGGGTTGGAAACTCTAGAGATTCCCTCAGATCCTTGGCTCAGATTCCGTGGAATTTTAGCCTTTCAGACCTAACAGCAGATTTATCGAACTTGGGAG ATTTAGGAGCGCTCGGAAACTATCCCGGTTCTCCATTTTTGCCTTCTGATTCCGATATTCTGCTTGATTCTCCAGAACAAGAGGATATAG CAGAGGAGTTCTTTGTCGATTCTGATTCTGTGCCAGGGCAATGCCTGCCAGCAGATGAGGAGAAGTCGTAG
- the LOC121804490 gene encoding uncharacterized protein LOC121804490 isoform X3 gives MKNVQKLQDIKPNIISHDSRTEPPANATEAAIPDSGSVSASSNDNRKVSRGDIELVQNLIERCLQLYMNKDEVVKTLVNRAKIDPAFTTLVWQKLEEENADFFRAYYIRLKLKKQIILFNNLLEHQYHLMKYPVPSKVPLAPMQNGIHPMPANNLPMGYPVIQHPPVPANGQPHIDPMGYSTSSCHIVNGVPAPGNFHPMRMNSGNDMVIGTNTADVSPMMPPNNAMSSISDIPISPTSVASSGHFPFSASDMGVDASALDTAFTSDVASSVGLQLPPDNGVGNSRDSLRSLAQIPWNFSLSDLTADLSNLGDLGALGNYPGSPFLPSDSDILLDSPEQEDIAEEFFVDSDSVPGQCLPADEEKS, from the exons ATGAAGAACGTGCAG AAATTACAGGACATAAAGCCTAATATTATTTCACATGATTCCCGAACTGAGCCACCAGCTAATGCCACCGAGGCAGCTATACCAGACTCAGGTTCCGTCTCGGCATCAAGCAATGACAACAGAAAAGTATCCCGTGGGGATATCGAACTT GTTCAGAATTTGATAGAGCGATGTCTACAGCTGTATATGAATAAAGATGAGGTTGTAAAGACCCTCGTCAACCGTGCTAAAATAGATCCCGCTTTCACAACATTAG TGTGGCAGAAGTTAGAGGAAGAAAATGCCGACTTCTTCCGGGCCTACTACATAAGGCTTAAGTTGAAGAAACAAATTATCTTATTTAACAACTTGCTAGAGCATCAGTATCATCTAATGAAATATCCCGTGCCTTCAAAGGTTCCGTTAGCTCCCATGCAGAACGGGATTCATCCAATGCCTG CCAACAACTTACCAATGGGATACCCCGTTATACAGCATCCCCCTGTTCCAGCTAATGGTCAACCTCATATTGATCCTATGGGCTATTCGACATCTAGCTGTCACATTGTCAATGGCGTTCCTGCCCCAGGAAATTTTCATCCTATGCGAATGAATTCTGGAAACGA TATGGTGATCGGCACAAATACAGCCGATGTATCCCCCATGATGCCACCAAACAATGCAATGTCGTCCATTTCGGATATACCCATAAGCCCAACCTCAGTGGCATCGAGCGGCCATTTCCCATTTAGTGCATCGGACATGGGGGTCGACGCTTCTGCACTCGACACAGCTTTTACATCTGATGTGGCAAGTTCAGTAGGACTACAGCTTCCTCCGGATAATGGGGTTGGAAACTCTAGAGATTCCCTCAGATCCTTGGCTCAGATTCCGTGGAATTTTAGCCTTTCAGACCTAACAGCAGATTTATCGAACTTGGGAG ATTTAGGAGCGCTCGGAAACTATCCCGGTTCTCCATTTTTGCCTTCTGATTCCGATATTCTGCTTGATTCTCCAGAACAAGAGGATATAG CAGAGGAGTTCTTTGTCGATTCTGATTCTGTGCCAGGGCAATGCCTGCCAGCAGATGAGGAGAAGTCGTAG
- the LOC121804490 gene encoding uncharacterized protein LOC121804490 isoform X2 — MKNVQDQQKLQDIKPNIISHDSRTEPPANATEAAIPDSGSVSASSNDNRKVSRGDIELVQNLIERCLQLYMNKDEVVKTLVNRAKIDPAFTTLVWQKLEEENADFFRAYYIRLKLKKQIILFNNLLEHQYHLMKYPVPSKVPLAPMQNGIHPMPANNLPMGYPVIQHPPVPANGQPHIDPMGYSTSSCHIVNGVPAPGNFHPMRMNSGNDMVIGTNTADVSPMMPPNNAMSSISDIPISPTSVASSGHFPFSASDMGVDASALDTAFTSDVASSVGLQLPPDNGVGNSRDSLRSLAQIPWNFSLSDLTADLSNLGDLGALGNYPGSPFLPSDSDILLDSPEQEDIEEFFVDSDSVPGQCLPADEEKS; from the exons ATGAAGAACGTGCAG GATCAACAGAAATTACAGGACATAAAGCCTAATATTATTTCACATGATTCCCGAACTGAGCCACCAGCTAATGCCACCGAGGCAGCTATACCAGACTCAGGTTCCGTCTCGGCATCAAGCAATGACAACAGAAAAGTATCCCGTGGGGATATCGAACTT GTTCAGAATTTGATAGAGCGATGTCTACAGCTGTATATGAATAAAGATGAGGTTGTAAAGACCCTCGTCAACCGTGCTAAAATAGATCCCGCTTTCACAACATTAG TGTGGCAGAAGTTAGAGGAAGAAAATGCCGACTTCTTCCGGGCCTACTACATAAGGCTTAAGTTGAAGAAACAAATTATCTTATTTAACAACTTGCTAGAGCATCAGTATCATCTAATGAAATATCCCGTGCCTTCAAAGGTTCCGTTAGCTCCCATGCAGAACGGGATTCATCCAATGCCTG CCAACAACTTACCAATGGGATACCCCGTTATACAGCATCCCCCTGTTCCAGCTAATGGTCAACCTCATATTGATCCTATGGGCTATTCGACATCTAGCTGTCACATTGTCAATGGCGTTCCTGCCCCAGGAAATTTTCATCCTATGCGAATGAATTCTGGAAACGA TATGGTGATCGGCACAAATACAGCCGATGTATCCCCCATGATGCCACCAAACAATGCAATGTCGTCCATTTCGGATATACCCATAAGCCCAACCTCAGTGGCATCGAGCGGCCATTTCCCATTTAGTGCATCGGACATGGGGGTCGACGCTTCTGCACTCGACACAGCTTTTACATCTGATGTGGCAAGTTCAGTAGGACTACAGCTTCCTCCGGATAATGGGGTTGGAAACTCTAGAGATTCCCTCAGATCCTTGGCTCAGATTCCGTGGAATTTTAGCCTTTCAGACCTAACAGCAGATTTATCGAACTTGGGAG ATTTAGGAGCGCTCGGAAACTATCCCGGTTCTCCATTTTTGCCTTCTGATTCCGATATTCTGCTTGATTCTCCAGAACAAGAGGATATAG AGGAGTTCTTTGTCGATTCTGATTCTGTGCCAGGGCAATGCCTGCCAGCAGATGAGGAGAAGTCGTAG